A single genomic interval of Malania oleifera isolate guangnan ecotype guangnan chromosome 13, ASM2987363v1, whole genome shotgun sequence harbors:
- the LOC131145535 gene encoding serine/threonine-protein kinase AFC2 isoform X1, whose amino-acid sequence MEMERVIEFPHTHMDRRPRKRQRLGWDVPLLPKAQLGMLCGQEVGNVTSLASSTAPSDHSTSSLFVKGVARNGSPPWRDDDKDGHYMFAVGENLTSRYKIHSKMGEGTFGQVLECWDRERKEMVAIKIVRGIKKYREAAMIEIEVLQQLGKHDKGGNRCVQIRNWFDYRNHICIVFEKLGPSLYDFLRKNNYRSFPIDLVREIGRQLLECVAFMHDLHLIHTDLKPENILLVSPEYIKVPEYKVSSRSPKDGSYFKRVPKSSAIKVIDFGSTTYERQDQNYIVSTRHYRAPEVILGLGWSYPCDIWSIGCILVELCSGEALFQTHENLEHLAMMERVLGSLPQHMLKRIDRHAEKYVRRGRLDWPEGAASRESIKAVLKLPRLQNLIMQHVDHSAGDVIHLLQGLLRYDPADRLTAREALRHPLFNRDGLRR is encoded by the exons ATGGAAATGGAACGCGTTATCGAATTTCCTCATACTCACATGGACAGGCGGCCAAGAAAGAGGCAGCGTTTGGGTTGGGACGTTCCTCTGCTTCCCAAG GCTCAGCTAGGGATGTTGTGTGGCCAAGAGGTTGGGAATGTGACAAGCCTTGCATCTTCAACTGCACCCTCAGACCATTCTACTAGTTCTCTTTTTGTAAAAGGAGTGGCTCGAAATGGTTCCCCTCCATGGCGAGATGATGACAAAGATGGACATTACATGTTTGCGGTTGGAGAAAATTTAACTTCTCGCT ATAAAATCCACAGCAAGATGGGTGAAG GCACGTTTGGCCAGGTTCTTGAATGCTGGGACAGAGAAAGGAAGGAAATGGTTGCCATCAAAATAGTCCGTGGTATCAAGAAGTATCGTGAAGCTGCAATGATAGAAATTGAAGTTTTACAGCAGCTTGGAAAACATGACAAAGGTGGCAATCG TTGTGTGCAAATACGGAACTGGTTTGACTATCGTAATCATATCTGTATT GTTTTTGAGAAGCTTGGACCAAGCTTATACGATTTTCTACGGAAAAACAATTATCGCTCATTTCCCATTGACCTTGTCCGTGAGATTGGCAGACAACTATTGGAATGTGTAGCAT TTATGCATGATTTACACCTCATACACACCGATTTGAAGCCTGAGAACATTCTCCTAGTGTCTCCCGAGTACATTAAGGTTCCAGAGTACAAG GTTTCATCGCGATCTCCCAAGGATGGTTCCTATTTTAAGAGAGTGCCAAAATCAAGTGCTATTAAGGTTATTGATTTTGGGAGCACTACTTATGAACGTCAAGATCAGAACTACATTGTGTCAACACGCCATTATCGTGCTCCAGAGGTTATTCTTG GACTTGGATGGAGTTATCCGTGTGATATATGGAGCATTGGGTGCATCTTAGTGGAGTTGTGCTCG GGAGAAGCATTGTTTCAAACTCATGAGAACTTGGAGCATCTTGCAATGATGGAGCGGGTACTGGGTTCACTGCCACAGCATATGTTGAAGAGAATAGA TCGACATGCAGAGAAGTATGTTAGAAGGGGTAGATTGGATTGGCCGGAGGGTGCAGCGTCAAGAGAGAGTATCAAAGCTGTCCTGAAGTTGCCCCGCCTCCAG AACCTAATAATGCAGCACGTAGACCATTCAGCAGGAGACGTGATACATCTATTGCAGGGACTCCTTAGATATGATCCTGCGGACAGGCTGACAGCTCGGGAGGCCTTGAGGCATCCTCTCTTCAACAGGGACGGCCTCAGGAGGTAA
- the LOC131145535 gene encoding serine/threonine-protein kinase AFC2 isoform X2, translating to MGEGTFGQVLECWDRERKEMVAIKIVRGIKKYREAAMIEIEVLQQLGKHDKGGNRCVQIRNWFDYRNHICIVFEKLGPSLYDFLRKNNYRSFPIDLVREIGRQLLECVAFMHDLHLIHTDLKPENILLVSPEYIKVPEYKVSSRSPKDGSYFKRVPKSSAIKVIDFGSTTYERQDQNYIVSTRHYRAPEVILGLGWSYPCDIWSIGCILVELCSGEALFQTHENLEHLAMMERVLGSLPQHMLKRIDRHAEKYVRRGRLDWPEGAASRESIKAVLKLPRLQNLIMQHVDHSAGDVIHLLQGLLRYDPADRLTAREALRHPLFNRDGLRR from the exons ATGGGTGAAG GCACGTTTGGCCAGGTTCTTGAATGCTGGGACAGAGAAAGGAAGGAAATGGTTGCCATCAAAATAGTCCGTGGTATCAAGAAGTATCGTGAAGCTGCAATGATAGAAATTGAAGTTTTACAGCAGCTTGGAAAACATGACAAAGGTGGCAATCG TTGTGTGCAAATACGGAACTGGTTTGACTATCGTAATCATATCTGTATT GTTTTTGAGAAGCTTGGACCAAGCTTATACGATTTTCTACGGAAAAACAATTATCGCTCATTTCCCATTGACCTTGTCCGTGAGATTGGCAGACAACTATTGGAATGTGTAGCAT TTATGCATGATTTACACCTCATACACACCGATTTGAAGCCTGAGAACATTCTCCTAGTGTCTCCCGAGTACATTAAGGTTCCAGAGTACAAG GTTTCATCGCGATCTCCCAAGGATGGTTCCTATTTTAAGAGAGTGCCAAAATCAAGTGCTATTAAGGTTATTGATTTTGGGAGCACTACTTATGAACGTCAAGATCAGAACTACATTGTGTCAACACGCCATTATCGTGCTCCAGAGGTTATTCTTG GACTTGGATGGAGTTATCCGTGTGATATATGGAGCATTGGGTGCATCTTAGTGGAGTTGTGCTCG GGAGAAGCATTGTTTCAAACTCATGAGAACTTGGAGCATCTTGCAATGATGGAGCGGGTACTGGGTTCACTGCCACAGCATATGTTGAAGAGAATAGA TCGACATGCAGAGAAGTATGTTAGAAGGGGTAGATTGGATTGGCCGGAGGGTGCAGCGTCAAGAGAGAGTATCAAAGCTGTCCTGAAGTTGCCCCGCCTCCAG AACCTAATAATGCAGCACGTAGACCATTCAGCAGGAGACGTGATACATCTATTGCAGGGACTCCTTAGATATGATCCTGCGGACAGGCTGACAGCTCGGGAGGCCTTGAGGCATCCTCTCTTCAACAGGGACGGCCTCAGGAGGTAA
- the LOC131145535 gene encoding serine/threonine-protein kinase AFC2 isoform X3, whose product MTKVAIVMHDLHLIHTDLKPENILLVSPEYIKVPEYKVSSRSPKDGSYFKRVPKSSAIKVIDFGSTTYERQDQNYIVSTRHYRAPEVILGLGWSYPCDIWSIGCILVELCSGEALFQTHENLEHLAMMERVLGSLPQHMLKRIDRHAEKYVRRGRLDWPEGAASRESIKAVLKLPRLQNLIMQHVDHSAGDVIHLLQGLLRYDPADRLTAREALRHPLFNRDGLRR is encoded by the exons ATGACAAAGGTGGCAATCG TTATGCATGATTTACACCTCATACACACCGATTTGAAGCCTGAGAACATTCTCCTAGTGTCTCCCGAGTACATTAAGGTTCCAGAGTACAAG GTTTCATCGCGATCTCCCAAGGATGGTTCCTATTTTAAGAGAGTGCCAAAATCAAGTGCTATTAAGGTTATTGATTTTGGGAGCACTACTTATGAACGTCAAGATCAGAACTACATTGTGTCAACACGCCATTATCGTGCTCCAGAGGTTATTCTTG GACTTGGATGGAGTTATCCGTGTGATATATGGAGCATTGGGTGCATCTTAGTGGAGTTGTGCTCG GGAGAAGCATTGTTTCAAACTCATGAGAACTTGGAGCATCTTGCAATGATGGAGCGGGTACTGGGTTCACTGCCACAGCATATGTTGAAGAGAATAGA TCGACATGCAGAGAAGTATGTTAGAAGGGGTAGATTGGATTGGCCGGAGGGTGCAGCGTCAAGAGAGAGTATCAAAGCTGTCCTGAAGTTGCCCCGCCTCCAG AACCTAATAATGCAGCACGTAGACCATTCAGCAGGAGACGTGATACATCTATTGCAGGGACTCCTTAGATATGATCCTGCGGACAGGCTGACAGCTCGGGAGGCCTTGAGGCATCCTCTCTTCAACAGGGACGGCCTCAGGAGGTAA